A genome region from Setaria italica strain Yugu1 chromosome III, Setaria_italica_v2.0, whole genome shotgun sequence includes the following:
- the LOC101762541 gene encoding pre-mRNA-splicing factor ATP-dependent RNA helicase DEAH1, with product MASDGQLREWISDKLMSLLGYSKSVIVQYVIRLAKECSSTSDLVGKLVEFGFTSSAETRTFAADIYAKVPRRASGISNYQKQEREAAKLVQKQSTYKLLADEDDNDADNQTSTSRKSSTTQSSKSRKQFRRKADQDGGDDDDEDEKVAKDSGRKVRRRTEEEDEEDGNNSSDEEKERIRDQEARAQLEKNMKERDAANTRKLMERQLSKEEQEELNRKSQAMDKNDTSDLRKFSRQAYLQKRRDKKMEEIRDEIVDHEYIFSDVKLTEAEEKEFRYKKRLYDLVKEHVESADDVGEYKMPEAYDMGENVNQEKRFSVAIQRYKDPEAKDKMNPFAEQEAWEEHQIGKSKLQFGSKDRKRSSDDYQYVFEDSIDFVKSSVIEGTQPEYNSDQEDIDAKDILKRELQDERKTLPIYKFRDELLKAVEEYQVIVIVGETGSGKTTQIPQYLHEAGYTAKGKVACTQPRRVAAMSVSARVSQEMGVKLGHEVGYSIRFEDCTSEKTIIKYMTDGMLLREFLGEPDLASYSVVMVDEAHERTLSTDILFGLVKDISRFRPDLKLLISSATLDAEKFSDYFDSAPIFKIPGRRYPVEIHYTKAPEADYIDAAIVTVLQIHVTQPPGDILVFLTGQEEIETVDEILKHRTRGLGTKISELIICPIYANLPTELQAKIFEPTPEGARKVVLATNIAETSLTIDGIKYVIDPGFCKIKSYNPRTGMESLLINPISKASANQRAGRSGRTGPGKCFRLYTSYNYMHDLEDNTVPEIQRTNLANVVLTLKSLGIHDLVNFDFMDPPPSEALLKALEQLFALSALNSRGELTKTGRRMAEFPLDPMLSKMIVASEKYKCSDEVISIASMLSIGNSIFYRPKDKQVHADNARLNFHTGNVGDHIALLNVYSSWKETDYSTQWCYENYIQVRSMKRARDIRDQLEGLMERVEIEICSNASDLDAIKKAITSGFFHHSARLQRDGTYKTVKNPQTVHIHPSSGLAEIRPRWVVYHELVLTTKEFMRQVTELKPEWLVEIAPHYYQLKDVDDSGTKKLPKGQGRAAL from the exons ATGGCGAGCGATGGGCAGCTTAGGGAGTGGATCTCTGACAAGCTCATGTCCCTCCTGGGCTACTCCAAGAGCGTCATCGTCCAGTACGTCATCAGGCTCG CAAAAGAGTGCTCTTCCACCAGCGACCTTGTGGGCAAGTTAGTCGAGTTCGGGTTCACCTCGTCCGCGGAGACCCGCACCTTTGCGGCAGACATCTATGCCAAGGTTCCTCGCAGGGCCAGCGGCATCAGT AATTACCAGAAGCAGGAGAGGGAAGCAGCAAAGCTTGTCCAGAAACAGAGCACTTACAAGCTGTTGGCCGACGAGGATGACAACGATGCTGACAACCAAACATCAACGAGTAGAAAGAGCTCAACAACTCAATCATCTAAGAGTCGGAAGCAATTCAGGAGGAAAGCAGATCAAGATggcggggatgatgatgatgaggat GAAAAAGTAGCAAAGGATTCTGGAAGGAAGGTGCGGAGGCGAACAGAagaggaggacgaagaagatggcaacaACAGTTCTGAT gaggagaaagaaaggatAAGAGATCAGGAGGCAAGGGCCCAGCTAGAAAAGAACATGAAAGAAAGAGATGCAGCAAACACACGAAAG TTGATGGAGCGGCAATTATCTAAGGAAGAACAAG AGGAGCTTAATAGAAAATCTCAAGCAATGGACAAGAATGACACATCAGATCTGAG AAAATTCTCAAGGCAAGCGTACTTGCAAAAGCGAAGGGACAAAAAAATGGAAGAAATTCG CGATGAAATTGTGGACCATGAGTACATTTTTTCGGATGTGAAACTAACTGAGGCAGAAGAAAAGGAGTTCAG ATACAAGAAAAGGCTATATGATCTTGTCAAGGAGCATGTTGAGAGTGCTGATGATGTTGGTGAG TACAAAATGCCTGAAGCTTATGACATGGGTGAAAATGTTAATCAAGAAAAGAGATTCTCTGTGGCCATACAGCGGTACAA AGATCCTGAGGCCAAGGATAAAATGAATCCTTTTGCTGAGCAAGAAGCGTGGGAGGAACACCAAATAG GAAAGTCCAAACTGCAATTTGGATCCAAAGATAGGAAGCGGTCTTCTGATGACTATCA GTATGTATTTGAAGATAGCATTGATTTTGTTAAATCATCGGTCATAGAAGGAACCCAG CCTGAATACAATTCAGATCAAGAGGACATTGATGCAAAAGATATTTTGAAAAGGGAGCTCCAG GATGAGCGAAAGACTCTTCCAATCTACAAATTTAGAGATGAGCTGCTCAAGGCTGTAGAAGAGTATCAG GTTATCGTGATAGTGGGTGAAACTGGgtctggtaaaacaacacaaATACCTCAATACCTTCATGAGGCTGGGTATACTGCGAAAGGAAAG GTTGCATGTACTCAACCTCGTCGAGTGGCTGCCATGAGTGTTTCAGCAAGGGTGTCTCAAGAAATGGGTGTTAAACTGGGACATGAG GTTGGTTACTCTATAAGGTTTGAGGATTGCACTTCAGAGAAAACAATTATTAAGTACATGACTGATGGAATGCTTCTAAGGGAGTTTCTTGGTGAACCAGATTTGGCTAGTTATAG TGTTGTCATGGTTGATGAGGCTCATGAGCGTACACTCTCCACTGATATCTTATTTGGTTTGGTGAAG GATATTTCTCGTTTTCGGCCAGACCTGAAGCTGCTCATTTCAAGTGCCACCCTTGATGCAGAAAAATTTAGTGACTACTTCGATTCAGCTCCTATTTTCAAGATACCTGGGAGGCGATACCCAGTTGAAATTCATTACACAAAAGCTCCTGAAGCTGATTACATTGATGCAGCAATTGTCACTGTTTTACAGATACACGTGACACAGCCCCCGGGAGATATCCTGGTATTCCTTACAGGGCAGGAGGAAATTGAAACAGTAGATGAAATCCTTAAACACAGAACAAGGGGCTTAGGCACCAAAATTTCAGAATTGATTATATGTCCTATTTATGCAAATCTCCCTACTGAGCTTCAAGCTAAGATATTTGAGCCAACCCCTGAGGGTGCTCGAAAGGTGGTTCTGGCCACTAATATAGCAGAGACTTCATTAACCATTGATGGTATAAAGTATGTTATTGATCCAGGCTTTTGTAAGATCAAATCATACAATCCCCGCACAGGAATGGAATCTCTGCTTATTAATCCTATCTCTAAAGCGTCAGCAAATCAGAGGGCAGGAAGATCTGGACGGACTGGACCCGGAAAATGCTTCCGCCTATACACAAGTTATAATTACATGCATGACCTTGAAGATAATACTGTTCCGGAGATCCAACGAACCAACCTTGCTAATGTCGTGCTTACTCTGAAGAGTCTTGGTATTCATGACTTGGTTAACTTTGACTTTATGGATCCACCTCCATCAGAAGCCCTATTAAAGGCCCTGGAACAACTTTTTGCTCTCAGTGCACTAAACAGTCGTGGAGAGTTGACAAAAACTGGAAGAAGAATGGCAGAATTTCCGTTGGATCCTATGCTGTCAAAGATGATAGTAGCTTCAGAGAAATATAAGTGTTCTGATGAGGTCATCTCTATCGCCTCCATGTTGTCAATTGGTAATTCTATATTCTATCGTCCGAAAGACAAACAAGTTCATGCAGATAATGCAAGGTTGAACTTCCACACTGGCAATGTTGGGGATCATATAGCACTACTAAAT GTTTATAGCTCGTGGAAAGAGACAGACTATTCAACTCAATGGTGTTATGAAAACTATATACAG GTGCGCAGCATGAAGAGAGCGAGAGATATTCGGGATCAACTAGAAGGGCTTATGGAAAGAGTTGAGATTGAGATTTGCTCAAATGCCAGTGACTTGGATGCTATTAAAAAGGCTATAACATCAG GTTTTTTCCATCATTCTGCACGGTTGCAGAGGGATGGTACATATAAGACTGTCAAGAATCCTCAGACTGTACATATCCATCCTAGTTCAGGACTAGCGGAG ATACGTCCACGGTGGGTAGTATACCACGAATTAGTTCTCACGACAAAAGAGTTTATGCGCCAG GTGACGGAACTGAAGCCTGAATGGCTGGTAGAGATAGCACCACACTATTACCAACTAAAGGATGTGGATGATT CTGGAACAAAGAAGCTACCAAAAGGCCAAGGAAGAGCTGCATTGTAG